The Zingiber officinale cultivar Zhangliang chromosome 2A, Zo_v1.1, whole genome shotgun sequence genomic sequence TTGTCGCTTCATCAAAGAAACTAACATTATCCAGAATTCCTTATTAAAGACACAATCAAACATGATATCTTTTGCATCACCATAATCATTGTTGCAGAAAGGACAGTTGAGTTATTGCACCTACTTGAAGTAGAAAAATTACCCTAGGCTAGCTTCAACAAGATCTTGActcttatgaaaactaaagtttttgAGATTGTGTCACAATCTGCAACTAATCAGTCGTCTACTTTCTTATCTTGAAAATTGTAAGACTTTCTAGCTGAGAGATTCTCATGCCGATCCACCTTCCGTATTCAATTATCTAGACCAAATGAACACATCAGTATTCTCCCCCTCATTGAGCTAATAAAAAGCAAACCACATGAAGGCACATACAAAATGCAGACCTCAAGCTGAAGTAGTTTGCTAGGAATTCTTCTAAGGATGCTAAGGCAAACTTGCTCCTCTCGAGGAAAGGAAGCACTTTTGCCAAATCTTATTCAGCTTCTTTTGCGATTATCATCTTCCAGTTGAAGATACAACCGTTCTTTACATTCTACGAATACCATTAACCTTGTCCAAAGTGAAACAATGAACAATTATGAAGTAGATAACAGAGTCAGCTAAAACTGTTTTCGTGTCAGCCAGAAAGATACAGTGCAATATTTAGTCCAACTTAGAGATTTGGTAGTTGAAGGTAGCTGAAGTGGGACAATCAGCTACGGAGCTACCATGTTTGGTGGTGGAATTAAACAATCAGCTACCAACAATGTTTGATGGTAGAAAAAACCATTAGCAACTAAGGATTTGGTAGTCGACAATCAAAACAAAATCCCTTTTTTTCTTCCTCAGAAACCATGGATCCTCACAAATCTGTCTTCTTTCTCTTGTTTCTAACATATTCCAACTAATTCACGATTCCAAACAAACATACTAGGGAAAAAAAAATACTCGGAAGAGAATTTTCAATCTGACCTTGTGATTTTGCTTCCTAAATGTTAGCTCATTTGGCAATGTTGTCTTTGATGGTTGGCTTCTCACTGAAGCGGTATATGGCGACGCCGACTCGTTTTCCATGCAGCGGCGGGTCGGTGTGCAGCAACAATACGTCGAACACCTTCCTGGCCTTGCGGAAGAACACGGCGTCCCTCTTCTTCCACCTCCTCAGATGGGCCATCACGAAGGAAATCTCGCCCTTCACCAACGCCCGCAGGGTGCGCAGCAGCGGGTCGATCAGGTGCTCGTAGTAGACGACGTCCGACGCCAGGACGGCGTCGAAAGCCGGCTTCCCGTCGAGTAGAAAATCCGACGCGTCCTCGTCCTCCCCCCACCGCAACTGGCGCACGTCGAGGGCACCGCCTCGGGCAGCCACGGCGTGGGAGTTGGCGTCGGCGTTGAAGCGTAGGTTGGGGAGGACGTGGGGCAGGTCGGTGAGGGTGACGCAGGCGCCGAGGATGGCGGCGGCGGCGATGCCGACGAGGCCAGTGCCGGATCCGAGCTCGAGGATGCGGATCGGGGAGGGATTAGCGAGGGGGAGGAGGAGAGCGGAGGGGCGGCGATCGAGGAGGGACACGAGAGAGGCGGCGGCGGGCCAGAGCTGGAAGGAGAGGCCCTGCGAGCGGAGCTGGCGGACGACCAACGTAGATTGGACGGAGCTCAGATGGCAGCAACGCTCTCCATCCTCGCCGCTCGCCTCGCAACCTAATGCCGCAGCCTCGTCGTCTGCATGCACTTCATCGTCTCGATTTCGTTCTGTATCTCCTTCGCCTCCTCCatcgaagaggaagagaaggcctGTGTTTCCGCAATCGTTATCTTCGTTCTCCATTTCTTCGCCGGGAATCGGTCAACGGCGGAGGCTAGGGCTTAGGGCGAGCGAAATCACTTCATTTTCTGATGTCAATTATTCCGACCAAAGTCAAAACATTTTTGCcatatttacaattttttttaacgTACTAATTTtattggaaaaataaaaatatcattttttttaaatattaaacaaCGCCCCGTTTCATCGcatatcattttttttacatgttctatctattttttaaaatttagatttcattatttctctatttttaaaaaaaaaactattttaatagaTTGTATAATGAAAAGCGAttgatataatattaattaatagtgatccgaaataaattatttatattataatacGACGAGACAATATCGATGATAAAAatgaaatgtttattttttcattttaagTTACAATATAATATTACTATTGctgattaaaattaaaatgttattataatataatattggtAAGTTGCTAGCTGAAATTAAGTGTTCATAAACCGTATTACTATAACACCATTAAAaaaacagttttaaaaaataaaatgtacAATAATTAAATGAAACACTCTTATAATAACTAATAAAAAATAGTGTCCTTTGGAcctttgataattttaataaaagAAATGCTTTTTTAGACAGTAAATAAATTAAACGTTTAAGGTTGATATAATTTAGTTTGATAAgggtttatttatatttatttaatatacataaaaatcaaCTTGTTTAACTAAATGAATGAAGTTGAAtatatatatgtcatgaataATATTTGTGAATAATATTTATAAACAATATTCACAAACAATATTCATGaactaatttaatcaataaattttttatcaatttgctaaataaataaatttttaaaatgaataaataaatttctaTTATTAAGTTCAATGACGGATCAAATAAActgaaaatataaattttttaaagaattaaataagtttaaattgagaactcgataacatttaaacgaaTCAAGCTTAAGCTAATTAGCTTAAATCAAGCTTGAACTTATAAAAAAGAAATACAATCATTTTAACAACTTAGCTCATTTTAGGCTTGACTCAGCTCAATTTGATTActttatcaaataagtttgaatattATAAAGGCTCAACTTGTTTTGTTTACAATCTTGAttagattaatattttaaaataaattaattttaatttaaaattggaGAAATTGCTTTAAAATCCTCatgcaaaattaaacatttgCATACATTTACATTCAGTCCCTGTATTAGACTTTCTTTCTTCCCGATACCTGACTAAACTAATTTGTTTGTTTCAACTCCCTAACTCATGCGAAATTATCAACTTGTCCTCGCATTAAATTAAAACCCTCAAATATTGCTTATCTCTCTTCCAACTGCCAACGCACTCCCTCCCCTTACTTCGAGCCTTTGCGACTCCAAGCCATCGGAGACGCAGTCCCTGACTTCCCCTCCAAACCATTGACAACTTGATCTCCACTTATTTCGACCCTAAAGCATCTCCATCAACGTTGAAGGTAGAAATCAGAGAATAGGCAGAGCCCTACTTTCACCTTCAACCCAAGAATCATCAGTAAGTTATGATTTTTTGCCCTAGATTTTGACTAATTTGTTATTTTTGTGCGAAAAATTGAAACTTTAGGTCATGGGTGTTTTAGTTCATAGATGTTTTCGATTTTATGAGGTTGATGTTGAATAAAATTTGGTTTCTGTTCTGGAATTGCAAATTTATGAATGAGTTTGTATTGCATCTTCTTCAATTTAAAGAAAGAATGAGATATGTGGGCATTTTGTATTGATGATCAATAAACAGAGTATTATACCCAATTTAAGTAGTACGATGCTCAAAATTTGTGAGATTGAATAAAACTGAGTTTGTGAACAAGATAGGGGTCGGGTTTAGTTTTCTGGTTGGGTTTGTGTTATTTAGAGAAGAATTGATGACAAATTTTTATTGTTTAGTTCTTGAATAGAAAAATTCTTAAATCATTAGGAAATCTCTGGAAAAAAAATCTTGAATTGTATATGAATAAAGTTTTTATCTTCAGTTTTTATATGATTGAATCGAATGTTATGTTTTTTAGATTAGGTTAAAATGGATTCTAGAAGTAGGTCTTGCAACCTTGCATTTTGGgtagttgtaagtgcaagaaccaGTTGTTTGCGATTTCAATTTTCAATGGTTGTAGTTTGACGAATATATGCGAGTTTTGGCAAAAAAAATATGTGGAGATTACTCTCGAATTTATGATTATGTAATATCTAGCTCCGCAATATAAGATGTATGTGATTttgaatgatgatgatgatgcgcTCAATATGATACATTTTCATATGTGTATGAAGCTGAGCGTGATCGATGTGAGGGTCAAGAGTAGAAACGAACATGTCGACGACAGCCTGAATTTGGGGAGGTAACATATATGTCGACGACAGCCTGAATTTGTATCCATCTTCATATTATGGTTtt encodes the following:
- the LOC122040307 gene encoding protein N-lysine methyltransferase METTL21A-like — translated: MENEDNDCGNTGLLFLFDGGGEGDTERNRDDEVHADDEAAALGCEASGEDGERCCHLSSVQSTLVVRQLRSQGLSFQLWPAAASLVSLLDRRPSALLLPLANPSPIRILELGSGTGLVGIAAAAILGACVTLTDLPHVLPNLRFNADANSHAVAARGGALDVRQLRWGEDEDASDFLLDGKPAFDAVLASDVVYYEHLIDPLLRTLRALVKGEISFVMAHLRRWKKRDAVFFRKARKVFDVLLLHTDPPLHGKRVGVAIYRFSEKPTIKDNIAK